A part of Amycolatopsis camponoti genomic DNA contains:
- a CDS encoding zinc-dependent alcohol dehydrogenase: MKAAVVTAFGSPLQIQDLPIPEIGPDEVLVRVEHSGLCHTDIHAAHGDWPVKPTPPFVPGHEGIGVIQEVGSAVRNRSIGQRVAIAWLGYACGECRYCNSGRETLCEHQQNSGYSVNGAFAEFAAISAAFATPVPEGVSSRDAAPLTCAGVTTYKAIKVAGVAPAETVAVFGIGGLGHLALQYARIAGGFTIGVDVTADKLALATELGADHVVNATDGDPADAIQALGGADVAVALAASPASFDQAFRSLRRGGRLVCVALPADGTMTLPIFDTVLGGKSVVGSIVGTRNDLADVFALHAAGRTRVVAVDRKLDEVNDSIADVLAGRVPARIVFQM, from the coding sequence ATGAAAGCCGCTGTCGTCACCGCCTTCGGGTCGCCACTGCAGATCCAAGACCTGCCGATCCCCGAAATCGGCCCCGATGAGGTTCTCGTGCGGGTCGAGCACAGCGGCCTGTGCCACACCGACATCCACGCGGCGCACGGTGACTGGCCGGTGAAGCCGACCCCGCCGTTCGTTCCCGGGCACGAAGGCATCGGCGTGATCCAGGAGGTCGGGTCCGCGGTGCGCAACCGCAGCATCGGCCAGCGCGTCGCGATCGCCTGGCTCGGCTACGCCTGCGGTGAATGTCGCTACTGCAACTCCGGCCGCGAAACCCTCTGCGAACACCAGCAGAACTCCGGCTACTCAGTCAACGGCGCCTTCGCCGAATTCGCCGCCATCTCCGCCGCCTTCGCCACCCCCGTGCCCGAGGGCGTCAGCTCCCGGGACGCGGCCCCGCTGACCTGCGCGGGCGTGACCACGTACAAGGCCATCAAGGTCGCCGGCGTCGCCCCCGCCGAGACGGTCGCCGTGTTCGGCATCGGCGGGCTCGGGCACCTGGCCCTGCAGTACGCCCGGATCGCCGGCGGCTTCACCATCGGCGTCGACGTCACAGCCGACAAGCTCGCCCTGGCCACCGAGCTCGGCGCCGACCACGTAGTGAACGCCACCGACGGTGACCCGGCCGACGCGATCCAGGCACTGGGCGGCGCCGACGTCGCCGTCGCCCTCGCCGCCTCACCGGCGTCGTTCGACCAAGCGTTCCGCTCCCTTCGCCGGGGCGGGCGGCTCGTCTGCGTCGCCCTGCCCGCCGACGGCACCATGACCTTGCCGATCTTCGACACCGTCCTCGGCGGCAAGTCCGTCGTCGGCTCGATCGTCGGAACGCGCAACGACCTCGCCGACGTCTTCGCCCTGCACGCGGCCGGTCGCACCCGCGTCGTGGCCGTGGACCGCAAACTCGACGAAGTCAACGACTCGATCGCCGACGTCCTCGCCGGGCGCGTCCCGGCCCGCATCGTCTTCCAGATGTGA
- a CDS encoding DUF2231 domain-containing protein: MTTLNGLPAHVLLVHAIVVLLPLAALLLVLSAVWPAARDKLAGPNAILSVLVVVLVPITTEAGEWLERRVASTPLVRTHTELGDTALWVAIPVALLALLVWWRRREGLRIQANGTGRRTLLAPASTAVTIVLSVLAIAAAGAAGYDIYRIGDSGAQASWQGQFSTTPAPRGAGH; this comes from the coding sequence CCCCGCCCACGTGCTGCTCGTGCACGCGATCGTTGTCCTCCTCCCCCTCGCCGCGCTGCTGCTCGTGCTCAGCGCGGTGTGGCCCGCCGCACGGGACAAGCTGGCCGGGCCGAACGCGATCCTGTCCGTGCTCGTCGTGGTTCTGGTCCCGATCACGACGGAGGCCGGCGAATGGCTCGAACGCCGCGTCGCCTCGACCCCGCTCGTGCGGACCCACACCGAACTCGGCGACACCGCGCTGTGGGTCGCGATCCCGGTGGCCCTGCTCGCGCTCCTCGTCTGGTGGCGCCGACGGGAGGGTTTGCGCATCCAAGCGAACGGAACCGGCCGCCGGACCTTACTGGCCCCGGCATCAACCGCAGTCACCATCGTGCTCTCGGTGCTGGCGATCGCGGCCGCGGGTGCTGCCGGCTACGACATCTACCGCATCGGCGACTCCGGCGCGCAGGCCAGCTGGCAGGGCCAGTTCAGCACCACCCCGGCACCGCGCGGCGCCGGGCACTAG